A single region of the Vulgatibacter sp. genome encodes:
- the ftsH gene encoding ATP-dependent zinc metalloprotease FtsH codes for MATKPAQTPRGGGGNKKQPNPPGPETPKFRFGSPLGIILLLIAGFFLFRGFFENIGVTRVPYSEFVNAVEGERFHRVVIGEGWVKGYLTADAMGQPPPAGAEEPIVGGDAGSLPWMANLVPGTEDRLVETLQDQGIEYEAVRSSNFGELMLIWMVPILLALLFWSWMMRRVGSQMGQGPPGVMTFGKTRAKLHMENDTGVGFKDVAGIEEAVEELKEIVDFLKSPEKFRRLGGKIPKGVMLVGPPGTGKTLLARAVAGEAGVPFFSLSGSEFVEMFVGVGAARVRDLFQQAQGKAPCIIFIDELDAIGKSRNSGIMGHDEREQTLNQLLAEMDGFDSRVGLIIIAATNRPEILDPALMRPGRFDRQVLVDRPDKKGREKILEIHAKEVKLARDVDLRNLAARTPGFVGADLANIMNEGALLAARRGKDEVTRSELEEAIERVVAGLEKKSRRINEREKEIVAYHESGHTIVGWMLPRTERVQKVSIIPRGVAALGYTMQMPLEDRYLMTLPELQDKIAALLGGRVAEELIVGEISTGAANDLQQATDIAAAMVREYGMSEAVGPVALGDRQRAVFLQQRGQGAGELRGHSEHLHRIVDAEIQRIVEQGLETARQVVRTHREKLEQVAARLLQQEVVEEEELERILGPKAGYHPRDEHREVVSPAPAPTAMMSAEATQVGEEKN; via the coding sequence ATGGCCACCAAGCCGGCACAGACTCCGCGGGGAGGCGGCGGCAACAAGAAGCAGCCCAATCCCCCCGGGCCGGAAACACCGAAGTTCCGCTTTGGGTCCCCCTTGGGGATCATCCTGCTTCTGATCGCCGGCTTCTTCCTGTTCCGGGGATTCTTCGAGAACATCGGCGTCACCCGCGTTCCCTACTCGGAATTCGTCAACGCCGTGGAGGGCGAGCGCTTCCACCGCGTGGTGATCGGCGAAGGTTGGGTGAAGGGCTACCTCACCGCCGACGCAATGGGGCAGCCGCCGCCCGCTGGCGCGGAGGAGCCCATCGTCGGCGGCGACGCCGGTTCGCTGCCCTGGATGGCGAACCTCGTCCCCGGCACCGAGGATCGGCTGGTCGAGACGCTGCAGGACCAGGGGATCGAGTACGAGGCGGTGCGCTCGTCCAACTTCGGCGAGCTGATGCTGATCTGGATGGTGCCCATCCTCCTCGCGCTCCTCTTCTGGAGCTGGATGATGCGGCGGGTCGGCTCGCAGATGGGGCAGGGGCCGCCGGGGGTGATGACCTTCGGCAAGACCCGGGCGAAGCTCCACATGGAGAACGACACCGGCGTCGGCTTCAAGGACGTGGCCGGCATCGAGGAGGCGGTCGAGGAACTCAAGGAGATCGTCGACTTCCTCAAGTCGCCGGAGAAGTTCCGGCGCCTCGGCGGCAAGATCCCCAAGGGCGTGATGCTGGTGGGACCGCCGGGCACCGGCAAGACGCTGCTCGCCAGGGCGGTGGCAGGCGAGGCCGGCGTCCCCTTCTTCAGCCTCTCCGGCTCGGAATTCGTCGAGATGTTCGTCGGCGTGGGCGCCGCCCGCGTGCGCGATCTCTTCCAGCAGGCGCAGGGCAAGGCGCCGTGCATCATCTTCATCGACGAGCTCGACGCCATCGGCAAGAGCCGCAACAGCGGCATCATGGGCCACGACGAGCGGGAGCAGACCCTCAACCAGCTCCTCGCGGAGATGGACGGCTTCGACAGCCGCGTGGGGCTGATCATCATCGCCGCCACCAACCGGCCCGAGATCCTCGATCCCGCGCTGATGCGCCCGGGCCGCTTCGACCGCCAGGTGCTGGTCGATCGCCCGGACAAGAAGGGACGCGAGAAGATCCTCGAGATCCACGCCAAGGAGGTGAAGCTCGCCCGCGACGTGGACCTGCGCAACCTCGCCGCCCGCACCCCCGGCTTCGTCGGCGCCGATCTCGCCAACATCATGAACGAGGGCGCGCTCCTCGCCGCCCGGCGCGGCAAGGACGAGGTGACGCGCTCCGAGCTCGAGGAGGCGATCGAGCGCGTGGTGGCGGGCCTCGAGAAGAAGAGCCGCCGGATCAACGAGCGCGAGAAGGAGATCGTCGCCTACCACGAGTCCGGGCACACGATCGTCGGCTGGATGCTCCCGCGGACCGAGCGGGTGCAGAAGGTCTCGATCATCCCGCGCGGCGTGGCGGCCCTCGGCTACACCATGCAGATGCCCCTCGAGGACCGGTACCTGATGACGCTCCCCGAGCTGCAGGACAAGATCGCCGCGTTGCTCGGCGGGCGCGTCGCCGAGGAGCTCATCGTCGGCGAGATCTCCACCGGCGCCGCCAACGATCTCCAGCAGGCGACGGACATCGCTGCGGCGATGGTGCGCGAGTACGGGATGAGCGAGGCGGTGGGCCCCGTCGCCCTCGGCGACAGGCAGCGGGCGGTCTTCCTCCAGCAGCGGGGGCAGGGCGCCGGTGAGCTGCGCGGTCACTCGGAGCACCTCCACCGTATCGTCGACGCCGAGATCCAGCGGATCGTCGAGCAGGGGCTCGAGACCGCACGCCAGGTGGTCCGGACCCACCGCGAGAAGCTCGAACAGGTCGCAGCGCGCCTCCTTCAGCAGGAGGTGGTCGAGGAGGAGGAGCTCGAGCGCATCCTCGGCCCGAAGGCCGGCTACCACCCGCGCGACGAGCACCGCGAGGTGGTCTCCCCGGCGCCTGCGCCCACCGCGATGATGAGCGCGGAGGCGACCCAGGTCGGCGAGGAGAAGAACTAG
- a CDS encoding (deoxy)nucleoside triphosphate pyrophosphohydrolase, producing the protein MARRQVRVVGAMIERNGRYLITQRPPTASLPLLWEFPGGRVEEGESDEEALKRELREEMAIEVEVGERTMHVSHAYPDYDIDFRVFRCKLLSDEDEIRHVKVYTHRWVLPGELDEYEFPAADQKTLERLLNIQ; encoded by the coding sequence ATGGCGCGCAGGCAGGTACGTGTGGTGGGAGCGATGATCGAGCGGAACGGCCGCTACCTGATCACCCAACGTCCGCCCACCGCGTCGCTCCCCCTCCTCTGGGAGTTCCCCGGCGGCAGGGTGGAGGAGGGCGAGAGCGACGAAGAGGCCCTGAAGCGCGAGCTCCGGGAGGAGATGGCCATCGAGGTCGAGGTGGGCGAGCGCACCATGCACGTGAGCCACGCCTACCCCGACTACGACATCGACTTCCGCGTGTTCCGCTGCAAGCTGCTCTCCGACGAGGACGAGATCCGCCACGTCAAGGTCTACACCCACCGTTGGGTGCTCCCCGGTGAGCTCGACGAATACGAGTTCCCGGCTGCGGATCAGAAGACCCTCGAGCGCCTGCTGAACATCCAGTAG
- a CDS encoding MBL fold metallo-hydrolase RNA specificity domain-containing protein: protein MASIQFLGAAGTVTGSRHLLEHEGKRILLDCGLFQGEKAWRRRNWDPFPVPPSSIDVVVLSHAHIDHSGYLPRLVKEGFTGTIFSTPATRDLLAIMLPDSGRLHEEEARFANKMRYSRHDPALPLYTEEDANRCIPQVHTVRYGMQREIVPGVVLTFHRAGHILGSASAQLDLYGAAGYRHTLVYSGDLGRYGMPIITDPAAIERATTLLVECTYGDRDHLESDPRGELGAVVRDVVERKGVLIIPSFAIGRCQDILYHLRQLQLAGEIPASIPVFVDSPMAIDATPLYLMHREEHDEEMVRLITEGMKPIHPTWVDFTRGVRESQAINDRKGPMIVISASGMASGGRVLHHLKHRLPDPKTTVLFVGYQAQGTRGRKLVEGAQSIRIHGIDVPVRAQIKSIAGFSAHADRSEVHRWLSSIELPPQRTFCVHGEPSALEAMRQRLEANGWAAEVPGYLERFELG from the coding sequence ATGGCCTCGATCCAGTTTCTCGGCGCAGCCGGAACCGTCACGGGCAGCCGCCATCTCCTCGAGCACGAGGGGAAGCGCATCCTCCTCGACTGCGGTCTCTTCCAGGGCGAGAAGGCGTGGCGCCGGCGCAACTGGGATCCCTTTCCCGTGCCGCCCTCCTCCATCGACGTGGTGGTGCTCTCCCACGCCCACATCGATCACTCGGGCTACCTGCCGCGGCTGGTGAAGGAGGGCTTCACCGGCACCATCTTCAGCACCCCGGCCACGCGGGATCTGCTGGCGATCATGCTCCCGGACTCCGGCAGGCTCCACGAGGAAGAGGCGCGCTTCGCCAACAAGATGCGCTACTCGCGCCACGATCCGGCGCTGCCGCTCTACACCGAGGAGGACGCGAACCGGTGCATCCCGCAGGTGCACACGGTGCGCTACGGGATGCAGCGGGAGATCGTCCCCGGGGTGGTGCTCACCTTCCACCGCGCCGGCCACATCCTCGGATCGGCCAGCGCGCAGCTCGATCTCTACGGCGCAGCCGGCTACCGCCACACCCTCGTCTACTCCGGCGATCTGGGCCGCTACGGCATGCCCATCATCACCGACCCGGCGGCGATCGAGCGTGCCACGACGCTGCTGGTGGAGTGCACCTACGGCGACCGCGACCACCTCGAATCCGATCCCCGCGGCGAGCTCGGCGCGGTGGTGCGTGACGTGGTCGAGCGCAAGGGCGTGCTCATCATCCCTTCCTTCGCCATCGGCCGCTGCCAGGACATCCTCTACCACCTGCGGCAGCTGCAGCTCGCCGGCGAGATCCCGGCGAGCATCCCCGTCTTCGTGGACAGCCCGATGGCGATCGACGCCACCCCGCTCTACCTGATGCACCGCGAGGAGCACGACGAGGAGATGGTGCGGCTGATCACCGAGGGGATGAAACCGATCCATCCGACCTGGGTCGACTTCACCCGCGGCGTGCGCGAGTCGCAGGCGATCAACGATCGCAAGGGGCCGATGATCGTCATCTCCGCCTCCGGCATGGCCTCCGGCGGGCGGGTGCTCCACCACCTCAAGCACCGCCTGCCGGATCCGAAGACCACCGTGCTCTTCGTGGGCTACCAGGCGCAGGGCACCCGGGGGCGCAAGCTCGTCGAGGGGGCGCAGAGCATCCGGATCCACGGCATCGACGTGCCGGTGCGCGCGCAGATCAAGAGCATCGCCGGCTTCTCGGCCCACGCGGACCGGAGCGAGGTGCACCGCTGGCTCTCGTCGATCGAGCTGCCGCCGCAGCGGACCTTCTGCGTGCATGGTGAGCCGTCGGCGCTGGAGGCGATGCGCCAGCGGCTCGAGGCGAACGGCTGGGCTGCCGAGGTGCCCGGCTACCTGGAGCGCTTCGAACTCGGCTGA
- a CDS encoding ATP-binding protein produces MHEEPFGGAAREEERSGYLEALSHAARIVSAMGRIAEAVGRASAPDAVARSLVDELLAHGARSAVVYLLGPDGRTLRLAAEAGLPGGLVGHLGTLALEAPHAPARAARERRVVVLEDTADAAGLPGSAEVLSATGARSAVAVPLEIRGTLVGSLAWTFGMPHRFSEEEIGAVETIAGIFGAALERAQAIERERLARERLEALRMANLAIGAASGEQEVAQAVADQARGLLQARWAAVGVLDTSKSEDVFEPWATSPHGRLWLQPPPPPVDWLGDVARSGRRLLVTDPEEAAHLAGMIAIEAPPRSLVAVSLHRGGQPCGVVVAADLLRGGSLGPDEEAALDLLAQHASLALSQARDRAQLVAANERLEAQVERRHRADRERERLLARVAADRRLLQQVLEVVPTGVLFFEDAGHVRANPRAEELLGMEVDPATGPIQYLHLLQTEDGTPLALEDLPALRAMEGLTVASERLRIERQDGPAIPVLFRAVPLGVETGARGAVVTIEDLRPFEEAERVREEWTAVVAHDLRQPVALILAHGALLEREVPPGRPAERVAQIRAAARHLNRMIADLLDVSRLEAHRLSLDLREVELGPFFRGAFERAAGMPGGERIDAKVADDLPVGRIDPDRIEQVIGNMLSNALKYGAPDSAVCVGVRAEEGRVHCAVANRGIGIAPEEQERLFSRFHRSARSREARVGGIGLGLYICRGLVEAHGGTIRAASDPNGWTTFEFTLPLEGPPDQPSSKRSR; encoded by the coding sequence ATGCACGAGGAGCCGTTCGGCGGCGCAGCGCGGGAGGAGGAGCGTTCCGGGTATCTGGAGGCGCTTTCCCATGCTGCACGCATCGTTTCGGCGATGGGGCGCATCGCGGAGGCGGTCGGCCGTGCGTCGGCGCCCGATGCGGTCGCCCGGTCGCTGGTCGACGAGCTGCTCGCACACGGAGCGAGAAGCGCGGTGGTCTACCTCCTCGGTCCCGATGGCAGAACGCTCCGCCTCGCAGCGGAGGCCGGCCTGCCCGGCGGGTTGGTCGGACACCTCGGGACGCTGGCCCTCGAAGCGCCCCATGCGCCCGCCCGGGCAGCCCGGGAGCGGCGCGTCGTCGTGCTCGAGGATACGGCTGATGCGGCGGGGCTGCCCGGCTCCGCGGAAGTCCTCTCCGCCACCGGCGCCCGGAGCGCCGTCGCCGTGCCGCTGGAGATCCGCGGCACGCTCGTCGGCTCGTTGGCCTGGACGTTCGGCATGCCGCACCGGTTCTCGGAGGAGGAGATCGGGGCGGTCGAGACCATCGCCGGGATCTTTGGCGCCGCCCTCGAGCGGGCGCAGGCGATCGAGCGAGAACGCCTGGCAAGGGAGCGCCTCGAAGCGCTGCGGATGGCCAACCTCGCCATCGGCGCGGCATCCGGCGAGCAGGAGGTCGCGCAGGCGGTGGCGGATCAGGCTCGCGGCCTGCTCCAGGCCCGCTGGGCCGCTGTCGGCGTTCTCGACACCAGCAAGAGCGAGGATGTGTTCGAGCCCTGGGCCACCTCGCCCCACGGCCGCCTCTGGCTCCAGCCGCCGCCACCTCCGGTCGACTGGCTGGGCGACGTCGCCAGGTCGGGGCGGCGCCTGCTCGTCACCGATCCGGAAGAGGCGGCGCACCTCGCCGGCATGATCGCGATCGAGGCACCCCCGCGCAGCCTCGTCGCCGTTTCGCTGCACCGGGGCGGCCAGCCCTGCGGCGTGGTCGTGGCGGCGGATCTCCTCCGCGGCGGCTCCCTCGGGCCCGACGAGGAGGCGGCCCTCGATCTCCTCGCGCAGCACGCCTCCCTCGCCCTCTCGCAGGCGCGCGATCGAGCGCAGCTCGTCGCCGCGAACGAGCGCCTCGAAGCGCAGGTGGAGCGCCGCCACCGGGCCGACAGGGAGCGCGAACGCCTCCTCGCCCGGGTCGCCGCGGATCGGCGGCTGCTGCAGCAGGTGCTGGAGGTGGTGCCCACCGGCGTCCTCTTCTTCGAGGACGCGGGCCACGTCCGCGCCAATCCCCGGGCGGAGGAGCTCCTCGGGATGGAGGTGGATCCTGCCACCGGCCCCATCCAATACCTCCACCTCCTCCAGACCGAGGACGGCACGCCCCTGGCGCTCGAGGACCTTCCCGCCCTGCGTGCGATGGAGGGCCTGACGGTGGCGTCGGAGCGCCTGCGGATCGAGCGGCAGGACGGTCCCGCGATCCCGGTCCTCTTCCGTGCAGTGCCCCTCGGCGTGGAGACGGGCGCACGGGGCGCGGTGGTCACCATCGAGGACCTCCGGCCCTTCGAGGAGGCGGAGCGCGTCCGCGAGGAGTGGACCGCGGTGGTGGCCCACGATCTGCGGCAGCCCGTGGCGCTCATCCTCGCCCACGGCGCGCTCCTCGAGCGGGAGGTGCCGCCCGGCAGGCCGGCGGAGCGGGTAGCGCAGATCCGGGCGGCGGCGCGGCATCTCAACCGGATGATCGCCGACCTCCTCGACGTCTCGCGGCTCGAGGCCCACCGCCTCTCCCTCGACCTGCGGGAGGTGGAGCTCGGGCCCTTCTTCCGCGGGGCGTTCGAGCGGGCCGCGGGGATGCCCGGTGGGGAGCGGATCGACGCGAAGGTGGCGGACGATCTCCCCGTCGGGCGGATCGATCCCGACCGGATCGAGCAGGTGATCGGCAACATGCTCTCCAACGCGCTCAAATACGGGGCGCCGGACTCCGCCGTCTGCGTCGGCGTGCGGGCGGAGGAGGGAAGGGTGCATTGCGCCGTCGCGAACCGCGGGATCGGCATCGCACCCGAAGAGCAGGAGCGGCTCTTCTCCCGTTTTCACCGCAGCGCCCGCAGCAGGGAAGCGCGGGTGGGCGGCATCGGCCTCGGGCTCTACATCTGTCGTGGCCTGGTCGAGGCCCACGGCGGCACGATCCGGGCGGCGAGCGACCCGAACGGCTGGACCACCTTCGAGTTCACGCTGCCGCTCGAAGGCCCGCCCGATCAGCCGAGTTCGAAGCGCTCCAGGTAG
- the hutU gene encoding urocanate hydratase: protein MDRVIRAPRGSEKSCKGWVQEAALRMLMNNLDPEVAERPQDLVVYGGTGKAARDWPSYDRIVATLRNLGDDETLLVQSGKPVGVLRTHEDAPRVLIANSNLVGKWATWEHFWELEKAGLMMYGQMTAGSWIYIGTQGIVQGTYETFMAAAKKHYGTEDLAGRSVLTAGLGGMGGAQPLAAAMAGAACLCVEIDEWRAQRRLETRYLDLLVHDLDEAIRLVEEAKAKREGISVGLIGNAAQIFPELVRRGVKFDLVTDQTSAHDPLNGYAPTDISGPDLEAMRQRDPQQVIRRAKESMAVQVRAMLEMQQAGSHVFDYGNNLRQGAKDVGVENAFDYPGFVPAYIRPLFCEGMGPFRWVALSGDPEDIYVTDRAIAELFPEKKGLQRWLKLAKERIEFQGLPARICWLGYGEREKAGLLFNELVRTGKVKAPIVIGRDHLDCGSVASPNRETEAMKDGSDAVADWPLLNALVNAVNGASWVSLHHGGGVGIGYSQHAGQVIVADGTEAAARRLSRTLAGDPAMGVLRHADAGYEEAIAVAKERGVSIPGITR from the coding sequence ATGGATCGCGTGATTCGGGCGCCACGTGGAAGCGAGAAGAGCTGCAAGGGCTGGGTGCAGGAAGCCGCCCTGCGCATGCTCATGAACAACCTCGATCCGGAGGTCGCCGAGCGGCCGCAGGACCTGGTGGTCTACGGCGGCACCGGCAAGGCGGCGCGGGATTGGCCCTCCTACGATCGGATCGTCGCCACCCTGCGGAACCTGGGCGACGACGAGACCCTCCTCGTGCAGAGCGGCAAGCCGGTCGGCGTGCTCCGCACCCACGAGGACGCGCCCCGCGTGCTCATCGCCAACTCGAACCTCGTGGGCAAATGGGCCACGTGGGAGCACTTCTGGGAGCTCGAGAAGGCCGGGCTGATGATGTACGGCCAGATGACCGCGGGCTCGTGGATCTACATCGGCACCCAGGGGATCGTGCAGGGCACCTACGAGACCTTCATGGCCGCGGCGAAGAAGCACTACGGCACCGAGGATCTCGCGGGCCGCTCGGTGCTCACCGCGGGGCTCGGCGGCATGGGCGGCGCCCAGCCGCTGGCTGCTGCGATGGCGGGCGCCGCCTGCCTCTGCGTGGAGATCGACGAGTGGCGCGCCCAGCGCCGCCTCGAGACCCGCTACCTCGACCTGCTCGTCCACGATCTCGACGAGGCGATCCGCCTGGTCGAGGAGGCGAAGGCGAAGCGCGAGGGGATCTCGGTGGGCCTCATCGGCAACGCCGCGCAGATCTTCCCGGAGCTGGTGCGGCGGGGGGTGAAGTTCGACCTCGTCACCGATCAGACCAGCGCCCACGATCCCTTGAACGGCTACGCGCCGACCGACATCAGCGGCCCCGACCTCGAGGCGATGCGGCAGCGCGATCCCCAGCAGGTGATCCGCCGGGCCAAGGAGTCGATGGCGGTGCAGGTCCGGGCGATGCTCGAGATGCAGCAGGCCGGCAGCCACGTCTTCGACTACGGCAACAACCTGCGCCAGGGCGCCAAGGACGTGGGCGTCGAGAACGCCTTCGACTACCCGGGCTTCGTGCCCGCGTACATCAGGCCGCTCTTCTGCGAGGGCATGGGCCCATTTCGCTGGGTGGCGCTCTCGGGTGATCCCGAGGACATCTACGTTACCGACCGGGCCATCGCCGAGCTCTTCCCCGAGAAGAAGGGGCTGCAGCGCTGGCTGAAGCTCGCGAAGGAGCGGATCGAGTTCCAGGGCCTGCCCGCCCGGATCTGCTGGCTCGGCTACGGCGAGCGCGAGAAGGCAGGCCTGCTCTTCAACGAGCTGGTGCGCACCGGCAAGGTGAAGGCGCCGATCGTCATCGGCCGCGATCACCTCGACTGCGGCTCGGTGGCCTCGCCCAACCGCGAGACCGAGGCGATGAAGGACGGCAGCGACGCGGTGGCCGACTGGCCGCTGCTCAATGCGCTGGTGAACGCGGTGAATGGCGCCTCCTGGGTCAGCCTCCACCACGGCGGCGGCGTGGGCATCGGCTATTCGCAGCACGCGGGGCAGGTGATCGTCGCCGACGGCACCGAGGCGGCGGCGCGGCGGCTCTCGCGCACGCTGGCCGGCGACCCGGCGATGGGCGTGCTGCGGCATGCAGACGCAGGCTACGAGGAGGCGATCGCGGTGGCGAAGGAGCGCGGGGTGTCGATCCCCGGCATCACGCGCTAA
- a CDS encoding RNA polymerase sigma factor, producing the protein METAYRRFFPIIREKCARMLGDGDEAQDVAQETFVRLWKSAVAEEEPRQVTAWIYRTSTNLAVDLIRRRRFVVEAPVDREPGASLEGLVQARQELARIAGGVPADELAIAILHRIDGLGQEEVAKVADVSDRTVRRVLKRFDERLALLRAEAAS; encoded by the coding sequence GTGGAGACTGCCTACCGCCGCTTCTTTCCGATCATCCGGGAGAAGTGCGCCCGCATGCTCGGGGACGGGGACGAGGCGCAGGACGTGGCGCAGGAGACCTTCGTGCGGCTCTGGAAGAGCGCCGTGGCGGAGGAGGAGCCGCGGCAGGTGACGGCCTGGATCTACCGGACGAGCACGAACCTCGCGGTGGATCTCATCCGCCGGCGGCGCTTCGTGGTGGAGGCGCCGGTCGATCGGGAGCCGGGGGCGTCTCTCGAAGGGCTGGTGCAGGCACGGCAGGAGCTGGCGCGGATCGCCGGCGGTGTGCCGGCGGACGAGCTGGCCATCGCGATCCTCCACCGCATCGACGGGCTGGGGCAGGAGGAGGTGGCGAAGGTGGCGGACGTCTCCGACCGCACGGTGCGCCGGGTGCTCAAGCGCTTCGACGAGAGGCTCGCGCTGCTGCGGGCGGAGGCTGCGTCGTGA